Proteins found in one Dermacentor silvarum isolate Dsil-2018 chromosome 8, BIME_Dsil_1.4, whole genome shotgun sequence genomic segment:
- the LOC119462894 gene encoding uncharacterized protein LOC119462894 — translation MPEQEPLGNGDMQMNLTGQGTAPVTLQTSVIGSQASTSYPSASTSSDAQRERAWLHQKIASLERKNIRLEMKLDEANSRILTLNVIKLSAKKCAFYTGLPNYGVFRSLFEYFEPRASKMSYWGAERKANSNVPGRPRERELEAEFFMVLVRLKTGMPGEEVARNFLMSASHVSRIFATWVNFLELELEARVQIPTREMLAPYLPGSFRGFENTRLVLDATEVRIQRPSSLSAQRQTFSTYKHYNTYKVLLGCTPDGYIAYVSRLWGGSVSDKTMLQCSGLLDLMNDGDAIMVDKGFTFPYLPPGIAVFRPPFREQHEPQMRPEAVERTRRIACARVHVERAIGRVKTFQILSRAFPISMMDIAEQVFRVCCFLCNYKPPLIKDE, via the exons ATGCCTGAGCAGGAACCACTAGGAAATG GTGACATGCAAATGAATCTTACTGGGCAAGGCACCGCTCCTGTGACATTGCAAACATCAGTGATTG GTTCCCAGGCAAGCACCAGCTACCCAAGTGCTTCAACGAGCAGTGATGCGCAGAGAGAAAGAGCATGGCTCCACCAAAAAATTGCTTCTTTAGAAAGAAAGAATATTAGGCTTGAAATGAAGCTTGACGAAGCGAATTCTAGAATCCTGACTTTAAATGTCATAAAACTCTCGGCTAAGAAGTGTGCTTTTTATACTGGCCTGCCTAATTATGGGGTCTTTCGAAGTCTCTTCGAGTACTTTGAGCCCCGAGCCAGTAAAATGTCGTACTGGGGTGCAGAAAGGAAAGCTAATAGTAATGTCCCTGGCAGACCAAGGGAACGGGAACTTGAAGCAGAGTTTTTCATGGTACTTGTGCGGCTAAAAACTGGCATGCCTGGAGAAGAGGTTGCTCGAAACTTTTTAATGTCCGCAAGCCATGTCAGCCGCATTTTTGCCACCTGGGTTAATTTCCTTGAGCTTGAACTGGAAGCGAGGGTGCAAATACCAACAAGGGAGATGTTAGCACCGTACCTGCCAGGATCTTTTCGAGGTTTCGAAAATACTAGGTTGGTGCTAGATGCTACAGAAGTTCGCATACAGCGGCcctcttcacttagtgcacagaGGCAAACATTTTCAACTTATAAGCACTACAATACTTACAAGGTGCTTTTGGGGTGTACACCTGATGGCTATATTGCTTATGTGTCTCGTCTATGGGGAGGTTCTGTGTCTGACAAGACTATGCTACAGTGCAGTGGGCTTTTGGATCTTATGAATGACGGAGACGCAATAATGGTAGACAAGGGGTTTACGTTTCCTTATTTGCCACCAGGAATCGCAGTTTTCCGACCACCATTCCGTGAGCAACACGAGCCCCAGATGAGACCTGAAGCTGTGGAGCGAACGCGTCGCATCGCATGTGCGAGAGTCCATGTGGAACGCGCGATAGGACGCGTCAAAACATTCCAGATATTAAGTAGAGCATTTCCTATCAGCATGATGGATATTGCTGAGCAAGTGTTTAGGGTTTGTTGTTTCCTCTGCAACTACAAACCACCATTGATAAAAGACGAGTGA